In Helicoverpa zea isolate HzStark_Cry1AcR chromosome 3, ilHelZeax1.1, whole genome shotgun sequence, the following proteins share a genomic window:
- the LOC124645716 gene encoding uncharacterized protein LOC124645716 isoform X2: MFSNNNLTRTRRHSGTFGPVTSPVNVASSWARMAPRVNQLRAEECADVSNTREVAHEREIHTAMQMGQSCEDLTLVAGLANSPTRIPRFSPVVSPSPTRKYTTRRSLSPIAIRASSFSPVSRPNMLPNKRRCDEADSPLSKRMCTSDRLTPSTPGTPDSDSLECTFRPVSPRVQPMNECSHESTDVPQNHKSSNPS; the protein is encoded by the exons ATGTTCTCCAACAACAACCTGACGCGCACGCGCAGGCATAGCGGCACCTTCGGCCCCGTCACCTCGCCCGTCAATGTAGct AGCTCATGGGCGCGGATGGCTCCCCGGGTAAACCAGCTGCGAGCTGAAGAGTGCGCCGACGTGAGCAACACGCGCGAGGTAGCGCATGAGAGAGAGATACACACCGCCATGCAGATGGGGCAGTCCTGTGAGGATCTGACCCTGGTGGCCGGACTCGCTAATTCACCTACTAGGATACCTAG GTTTTCACCTGTTGTCTCCCCTTCCCCGACACGGAAATACACGACGCGGCGGAGTTTATCGCCCATCGCGATCCGCGCGTCGAGCTTCAGTCCGGTGAGCCGGCCCAACATGCTGCCCAACAAGCGGCGCTGCGACGAGGCCGACTCGCCGCTGTCCAAGCGCATGTGCACGTCCGACAGACTCACGCCGTCCACGCCCGGCACCCCCGACTCCGACTCCCTCGAGTGCACCTTCAGGCCGGTCTCCCCTCGAGTACAACCCATGAACGAGTGCTCCCACGAATCCACAGATGTCCCCCAAAACCACAAGTCCTCCAACCCCAGCTAA